GGCGGAAATCCCGGCGGGGCCGACCTGCATCGGCCGTGGCTCCATCCAGTGGACCACTTCGCCGGTCGGCTCTTCGGGGAGGATGTCGTCGGTCGGCAGGCTCATGGCTGTGCTCCGGCTGGGCTTCCCCGCTAACCCGCGCGCCGGTCGGGGGTTCCGCGCGCCCCGCGCTTCGGGGTAGAAGCGCGGCCAACTTCCCCTCTAGCCAGCCGACGGACGAATGGCCGGACACTCAAAGTTCAAGAACATCATGCACCGCAAGGGCCGCGCCGATGCGGCCCGATCGAAGCTGTTCTCCAAGCTCTCGCGCGAGATCACCGTGGCGGCGAAGACGGGCATGCCCGATCCCGCCATGAACCCGCGCCTGCGCCTGGCGGTGCAGAACGCCAAGGCCGAGTCCATGCCCAAGGACAATATCGACCGGGCGATCAAGAAGGCGCAGGGCGGCGACGCCGAGACCTACGAGGAGATCCGCTACGAGGGCTTCGGCCCGGGCGGCGTCGGGGTGATCGTCGAGGCCCTGACCGACAACCGCAACCGCGCGGCGGCCAATGTGCGGTCCATCTTCACCAAGAACGGCGGCAACCTGGGCGAGACCAATTCGGTCGCCTTCATGTGGGATCGGGTCGGCCAGATCGTCTACGGCCCCGAGGCCGGGTCCGAGGACAAGGTGATGGAGGCCGCCATCGAGGCCGGCGCCGACGACGTGGAATCGGACGAGGACGGCCACACCATCTGGACGGCCTACGACGCCCTCAACGAGGTGGCCCAGGCGCTGGAGGCGGCGCTGGGCGCGGCCAAGGCGACCCGGATCGCCTGGCGCCCCAAGGCCATGACGCCGGTGTCGGGCGACGCCGCCGCCACGCTGATGAAGCTGATCGAGGCGCTCGAGGACGAGGACGACGTCCAGAACGTCTACTCCAACGCCGACATCTCGGCCGAGGAGCTGGAAAAGCTGGCGAGCTGATGGCCAGGCGCCCGCCGGACGATCCCCGGATCACCGACCTGCGGCGCTACCGCAAGGCGCGCGAGCAGGCCGCGCGCCGTCCGCCGCCCCGCCCGCCGTCGCAGCGGCTGCTGGGGGCCAACCCGCGCGCGCGCCTGATCCTGGCGATCGTGCTGGCGGTCCTGGCCGCCCTCTGGCTCGGGCCGCTGCTGGTCCGCTAGCCGGAGCCTCCGCCCCGGCGCCGCGTTCCCTCGTCCGGCAACCGGAGGGACGCAGATGCGCAGCGCGCCAGGCCTCCTGCTGGGCTTCGCGCTCGGCGGGTTCTTCGATGGGATCCTGCTGCACCAGATCCTGCAGTGGCATCATCTGCTGAGCGCGGTCGGGCCCGCCGACGTGACCTTCCAGGTCGCCGCCGACGGCTGGTTCCACGCCCTGATGTACGTGATCGCCGCCGCGGGCCTGTGGCTCCTGTGGCGCGAGCACAGACGCGGCCCCGGCCGGGCCGGATGGCGGCTGGTCTCCGACATGCTGCTCGGCTTCGGCGCCTGGCATGTGCTGGACAGCGTGCTCTCGCACTGGGTGCTGGGCATCCACCGCATCCGCATGGACAGCGCCGACCCGCTGCTGTGGGACCTCATCTGGTTCGCCGCCTTCGGCCTGGCGCCGCTCGCCCTCGGCTGGGCCCTGCGGCGCGGACGGCGCGGCGGGGGCGGCTCGATCATCGCCGCGGGCCTTGCGGCCGGCCTCGTGCTCGGCGCGGGCGCCCAGGCGCTGAAGCCGCCGCCGGGCGGCCTGTCCACCGTCGCCTTCGCCCCCGGCGTGGACGGGTCCGAGGCGGCGCTGGCGATCGCCCAGGCCGGGGGGCGGCTCGCCTGGATGGACGCCGGCGGCCGGCTGGCGGTCGTCGAACTGGACGGGCCCGCCGCCGCCCTGTCGCTCTACGCCCGCGGCGCGATGATCGTCGCCGGCTCGGGCCTGCCGGCGGGCTGCTTCGCCTACACGCGAACCGCCTGACACAACGCAACCCACGGCGGCGCTTTGCGCTATCATCCTCCGCGAGCGGAGTGACTTGAGGCATGGATTTCGTATCGCAGCTCGGCGACTACGCGCTGCCGCTGCTGGGCGCCGGCTTCGCCGGAATCCTGATCGGCGTCGAACGCGAAGCGCGCGGCCACCCGGCGGGACTGCGCACCCACACCCTCGTCTGCCTGGCCTCCGCCCTGCTGATGCTGGCGGCGGTGCACCAGACCGAATGGATGGGCGACACCTCGTCCGAGGTGATCCGCATCGATCCGGTGCGGATGGCGCACGGCATCCTGACGGGCATCGGCTTCCTCTGCGGCGGGGTGATCTTCCGCCAGGGCCTGTCGGTGCACGGGCTGACGACGGCCGCCTCGCTGTGGGTCACCTCGGCGCTCGGTACGCTCTACGGCGTCTCCTTCTTCGGCCTGGCGCTGATCGGCACGGTGGCGACGCTGGTGGTGCTGGTGGCCTTCCGGTGGATCGACGAGCACATGCCGGCCAGCAACATCATCGACGTCTCGGTGCGCTACAGGCGCGACGGCGCCTTTCCCGAGGACGCGTTCCACGAGCTGATGCGGGAGCTGAAGCTGAAGCCGCGGTCCGTACGCCACCGGCTGATCAGCAGCGGCGAGGCCATCGAGCTGGGCGCCACGCTGCGCGGCCCCAGCACCGTGCAGACCCGGGCGCTGGCCGAGCGCCTGTGCGACGATCCGCGGATCACCCGCTTCGAGATCTCGCCCCGCAACGACTGACGCCTCAACCGCGGGCCCGGAAGCGGATCACCCGCCAGGCGTAGAGGGCCACGACCAGCGCCGTCACGGCGTAGGCGATCGGGTCCAGCCAGGCCTCCACGCGATGGTGCTGGCTCTGGAGCAGATAACCCGCCGCGGCCAGCAGGAAGGTCCATAGCGCCGTACCGAGGAGGCTCCAGGCGAGGAAGGCCAGCTGCGGCATCCGCATCAGTCCGGCCGGCACCGAGACGAAGGTGCGCACGCCCGGCAGCAGCCGCCCCAGGAACACCGCCCAGCCGCCGCGCTCGCGGAAGAACCGCTGCGAACGCTCCAGATCGTCGAGATCGAGGGTCAGCCAGCGGCCGTGCCGCTCGACGAACCGGCGCAGCCGCTCGTCCTTCACGCGCCGGCCCACCTCGTACCAGAGCCAGGCCCCGGCCAGGGCGCCCGCGGTGCCGGCGACGACCACGCCCGGGAAGCTCAGCATCCCCTGGGCCGCGGCGAACCCCGCCAGCGGCATGATGACCTCCGAGGGGATCGGCGGCGCCACGTTCTCCGCCAGCATCAGGAAAGCCACGCCGATCAGGCCGCCGGCGACGATCACGCCCAGGATCCAGTCGAACATCCATCCTCACGCTTGACGCTGCGTCGCGCTTGGCGGCGCCCCGGCCATGCCCCACAGTGTCCGCAACGAAGACGTTGGGGGGAACGACACCATGATCAAGCGCCTGATCCCGGCCGCGGTTGCGGCGGCTGCGCTGGCGGGGCCGGCGGCGGCCGGCGACTATGTCTCCATCGTGCAGGAGGCGCCGGTGAACGCGCCCGCCGACGCGGTCTGGAAGAAGGTGGGCGGCTACTGCGACATCGGCGCTTGGCTGAAGACCACCTGCGAGATCACCCAGGGCGCCGATGGCGAGGTCGGCGCGCTGCGCAAGATCGCCGGGCGGGTCGAGGAGGTGATCGTGGCGCGCACGCCGCTCTCCTACACTTACGCCGACATCGATCCGAAGATCCTCTACCACGGCACGGTCGAGGTCCGGCCGGTGGACCCGAAGACCTCGAAGATCGTCTACACTCTGTTCTACGACCAGGCCTCGATCCCGGCCGAGCAGCGGGACGCCAACAAGGCCGGCCGCACCCGGATGTTCGCCGGCGTGCTGAAGACCATGGTGCAGATCGCCGAGGCCCCCTAGCGTCCGCGCTGCAGGTTCTTGCGCAGGATGGCCCAGATGATCAGGGCGAAGCCGGCGAGACGCAGCAGATAGACGGGCGCCTGGTCCTCGCGCGGGATGTTGAAGATCACCGGCGCGGCCTGGTTCATCGCCAGCAGGGCGAAGGCGGCGGCGAAGCTCAGGAACAGGGCGTCGCGCGTCCGCCGCCAGAATTTCAGGAAGAAGGCGGCGGCCATCAGGTAGCCGAGCGTCAGCGCGCCGCCGAAGAAGGCGAGGATGACGGGATCGACCCTCATTGCTCGGCCTCCCAGATGAAGCCGTAGACGAGCACGCCCACCGCCACGAGCGACGCCGCCTGGCGCCAGGGCCAGAGGAAGACGTTCGGAAAGACCACCATGTCGGCGACCAGGAACAGGTTGTTGATCGCCAGGAACACGAAGGCGGTGGCGGTCCACAGCAGGAGGCGCGACCGGCTCTGCCGCCAGGACCGCAACAGCAGGGCCGCGCAAAGGACGCTCGCCAGAAGGCAGAGCGTATAGACCAGGGCAGGTCCCATCTCGCTCGTCACTTGTCCCCCCGGAACTTGAAGGCGTCGGCGAGGCCCTGCACGGGGTCAGGCGGCGCCGCGATGAGGTTGATGATCGAGACCGGCCGCTCCCGGTAGGCCTGCTCGAGCTGCTCCGCGAGCTTGGCCAGCAGCGGATTGGCCGGCGCATAGCGCCAGCAGTCCGCGTCGTCGCGGATGGCCAGGCCGCTGCGCTCGAAGCGCTGGAGGTTGTCGTTCACGAGGGTGGTGGACGCGCGCAGTTCGCGCACGAGCTCGGGCGCGGGCCAGCAGAACTCGGGATCCCGCTTCAGAAGCAGCAGCAGCTCGACCGCCCAGACCGAGCGGATATGCTCGCGGACGAAAGCTGCAAATTCCTGTTCGTCGGACAACGCCCTTATCCCCCTCCGGCAGGTGCGGACCGAAAGTCCCGGCCTGCCGGATATGTTCCCCTTCGCCTCAGCGCGGCGTCGCCGGCTCGCGCGTCGAAGCGTCGTCGGCGGCCTGCATCGCCGCCTTGCTGTCGGCCTCCTGCGCGGCCACCGCCTGGGCGGCCTGCCGCGCCTTCTCGTCTATCACGACGGCGTCCACCTCGGCCTTGGCCTGTCCGCCGTCCTGGGTTGCGCAGGCCCCGACGCTGAGCGCGAGGCCCGCCGCGAGCATCAGCCTGACGCTCATTCGCTCTTGGGCGAGGTCGCCCCGCCCGCATCGACTGCGCCGCCCGGCTCGGCCAGCTGACCGGCCCCGCCGATATCGGCGCCGGCGTTGTCGTTGCCGGTGTCGGCCACCGCGCCGTCGGGGGTCGCCCCCGCGACGCCCATGTCGCCGCTCTGGGTCGTACCGTCGGCATTCTGCGGCGAGCGGTCGCAGGCTGCAAGGCCGCCGGCGGCGGCCATGGCGGCGACGATGAGCGCCGTGCGCATGAAGTCTGTCTCCCTGGCTCCGAGAGCCTTCCCGTGAACGCGTAAACCCCGACCGACGGTCAAGGTTCCATACGCCGCCCATGGCGGGTTAAAAGGCGCGGCCCGGGGAGGGGCCAACAAGAAGATGCAGAGACGCAAGCTCGACCGCGCCCAACGGATCCGCGCGCGGCGGATCTGGTGGGACCGCAACGGCGCCTTCGTGCGCGGCGCCCTGACCGGCAGCGTGGTCACCGCCCTGATCGCCTGGCTGGTGCAGGCGCTGACCTAGGCCCTATCTTCAGGCGGCCATGCCCGCCGCCACCCCGCCGTTCGACGCCCCGCCCGCCGCCTACGAGGCCTGGGCGGCCGAGGAGGTCGCGCGCTGGCGCGCCGGGGTGCTGAAGCCGGCCGGGCCGTTCGCCCGCGGCGCCCGCGGCCTGCAGCAGCGCATCAACCGCGCGATCCCCGAGAAGGCGCACGCCGCGGTGACCGAGGTGATGCGTCAGCTGACCCGCACCATCCTCGTGGGCTCGGACCTGGCGTCGGGCCCGCCGCTGCGGGACGCCGGCCTCGCCGAGCGGGACCGGCGCGCGCTGAAGACCATCCACGACTACCGCCGGATCGCCGCGGTCGAGGGCGGGGTGGCGGGCGCCGGCGGCTTCTGGCTGGCGGTCGCCGACTTCCCGGCGCTGCTCATGATCAAGATCCGGCTGCTGTTCGACCTGGCCGGCGTCTACGGCCGCGACGGCGAGGCGTTCGCCGAACGGCTCTACATCCTGCACCTCTTCCAGCTGGCCTTCTCCAGCGCCGAACACCGGGGCCGCGTGTTCCAGGGCCTCGAGGATTGGGACGGCCGCGAGCATCCCGCCGACTTCCAGCATTTCGACTGGCGCAGCTTCCAGCAGGAATACCGGGACTACATCGACCTGGCGAAGCTGGCCCAGCTCGTGCCGGTGATCGGCGCGCCCGTCGGCGCGGTGGTCAACTGGCGGCTGCTGGACCGGCTGGGCGAGACGGCCATGAACGGCTATCGCATGCGATGGCTCGCCCGTCAGGATTGACCATGCGCCCTGCCGCCATCGCCTGCGCCGCCGCCCTGGCGGCCGCCGCCTCCGCCGCATCGGCCGCTCCGGCGCCGCTCACCGAGCCCGAGGTCCGCGCCTTCGCCGCCGGCCAGGTCCGCGCCCTGAACGCCGGCGACCTCGACGGCTATTTCGCCGGCTTTGCGCCGCAGGCGGTGTTCACGTCCCAGGCGCTCGGCTCGGACAACGCCATCGTGCCCTACGGGACGAGCACGGTCCCCCAGGCTCGCGCCCAGCTCGCCCGCACGCTGGCCAGGTCGAAGGTCGCCGAGACGGTGCAGGTGCGGAAGGTGTTCCTGGGTCCGCGCCGGACCGGCGGGGCGCTGTCCGCCCATGTGCGCACCCGCATCGAGACGGGCGGCCGCACGCGGCTGAGCTGCGCCGAGCGCCTGATGACGTTCGCGCGAGCGGGCGGACGGCTGAGGACGCTTTCGCAGACCGACACCCTGGTCCGCTGCCGGACCGCCGAATAAGCTCGCCGCCATGTTCGCAAGACGCGCCCTTCTCGGCCTCGCCGCCGCCCTCGCCCTCTCCACCGCCGCCCCCGCCCAGACTCAGGCCCAGACTCAGGCCCAGGCCCAGGCGCCCAATCCGCGCGTGCGGATCGAGACCGCGGAAGGGCCCATCGTGCTCGAGCTCTACGCCGACAAGGCGCCCAAGACGGTGGCCAACTACCTGAAGTACGTCGACCGCGGCCTGTTCGACGGCGCCAGCTTCTACCGGGCCTCCAAGCCCCCGGGCTACGCGCCGAACGACTACGGCGTCATCCAGGGCGGCCTGCAGAACGATCCGAAGAAGGTGCTGCCGCCCGTCGCCCACGAGCCGACCACCCAGACCGGGATCAAGCACGTCAGCGGCGTGATCTCCATGGGCCGGCATGCGCCAGGCACCGCGCAGGCGGACTGGTTCATCGTTATCGGCGACCAGGACTACCTGGACGCCGACCCCAAGGATCCGAAGAAGACCCCCGGCTTCGCCGCCTTCGGCAAGGTGGTCGAGGGAATGGACGTCGCCCAGACGATCCTCGGCAAGCCGGTGGACCCCAAGGCCGGGACCGGCGCCATGAAGGGCGAAATGCTGGTCAAGCCCGTGCGGATCGTCCGCGTCCGGCGGGTCCAGTAGCCGTCGGACGGCCGGCCCCCAGGATTTCGGGGAGCCGGCGCCCGGGGGCGGATCAGTCGCCCGACTTCTTGCCCTTGGCCGGCTTGGCGTCGGCCTTCGCCTTGGCGGCGGCTTCCTCGGCCGCGGCCTGCTCCTCGGCGCGCGCGCCGCCCAGGATACCCGGCAGGGCGTAGTTGCCCTCGTGGCAGGCGTATTCGTAGATTCGGCCGTTCAGCGGCGCGAACTCGTACTCCCCGCCCCAGGGCGCGTCCCACAGCGTGGGATCGTCGATCTGGAAGGCGTAGTGGAGGCGGTTCTCACCCACCCGGGTGAAGCGCTCGGTGACCTTCAGGTTCTCCCACGAGCCGGCGAAGGCCTGGGTCCGCGGGATGTTGGTGGTCTCGACGACGAGGGTGTCGCCTTCCCACCAGCCGATGGAGTCGCCGAAGTACGGGCGCACGCCGTCGGTGCGGTGCTTGCCGTTCAGCCGCACGATCCGCAGGTCGTGGTTCATCTCGACGTGGATGACGAAGGTGTCCGGCGTCTGAACGAACTCGTAGTTGTTGTTGTAGAAGCCGTTCGGGAACATCGGCGGTCCGCCGTTGCGGCCGAAGCCGATGACGCAGCGTTCGCCCAGCGAACGGGTCTCGTAGCTGTCGAACGAGCCCATGCCGCGGCCGAAGCCCTGCGGGGCCGGGGCGCCCGCCTTGCGCTTGGGGATCTGGCCGTTCGGGGTGGTCAGCAGCGAGCTGCGCGGCTCGCCGTTCACCCGCATCACGGTGTGACCCGGATCCAGCCAGCCACGGTTGTAGCCGCCGACGTCGCCGCCGGCCGCGGCGAACTCGGGACGCACGTTGTCGGTCCGCTGGGCCGGAGCCTCGGCCGGCGCGTTGGGATCGGTGGGCCGGTTGCCCTCCTCGACCTCCTGCTCGGCGAGCGCCTCCATCTCCTTCACCTGCTCCTCGGTGTAGACGAGGCTGGTGACGCCCGCGCGCCGGGTCATCGGCGTCATGGTGTTGTTGGTCCAGAAGCCGGCGAGGTCCGGTTGGCCGAAGGCGTTGCGGGGGGCCTTGTAGGACGACTTGGCGGCGGCCTTGGCCTCGCCCTTGGCCTGGGCGGCCGCCGGCGCCGCGGACATCAGCGCCAGCGGCGCGACGCACAGGGCGGTTCCGATGAAAAGTGTGGCGGCGCGTTTCACGGCAAGGGCTCCCCAATGATCTCTTCGCCGCAGTCTGCGCGGCGTTGTCATACCGAACTTACGATTCTGGACCGCGTTCGGCAATGCGTTCCGATCGGGGGTTCCGATTCAGTCGCAGGCGGGCTCCACCCGGCCTCGTCCCCAGGCGTCGGTCACCCGCACCAGCTCGGTATGGCCGAAGCCTTTGGCGTAGTTGAGGATGGAGACCAGCTCGGGCGTCACCCGGAACATCGCCGGCCCCGCCTCGCCGGCCCGGATGTACTGGGCCACCTCCGGAAACTTCGCCAGGAAGGTCTCGGCGACCCGCATCAGGGCGTCCGGATCGGTCACCCGCTGCGCGCGGCCGAAGATCGACAGGCCGCGGATCTGGCTCCAGTCGGCGTAGGGCAGGTCGATGGTGAGCGACACCCGCTCGTCGTGCGCCAGGTTGCGGGCCTTCTGGGATCCCTCGCCGCAGCCGAAGTAGATGCCGATGCCGTCGCTCGCGTAGCTGACGGTGGTGGCGTGCGGCGCCCCGTCGGGCCGCAGCGTGGCGAGGGTCATGTCCTTCCCCTCGCGCAGGATGGCCAGGATCTCCTCGTGCGGCGTCGGCATGGCGGGACCTCCTCGGGACGGCGACGGCGAAGATGGCCACGGGTCCGCGCCGTGCGCCTTGCGACCCGTCAAATCCACGGGAGCCTAAGTCGAGCGTCCGACGTTAGGCGGTGGAGGGACCAGCTCCGGGAGGGGTTCGATCCGCATGCGCGCACGCGACGTCCGGGCCATTCTGTTTCTAGCCGCCACCACGTTCCTGCTCCTGGCGGGGTCGTACGTGCTGCTGCAGAGCGTGCTCGTCAGCCTGGCGCTCGCCGGCGCCTGGCTGGCGTTCCTGCTCACCCGGCCGCGGATGCAGCGGGTGATCCGCCGCCTGCGCGGCGAGCCCGACTGGAACGGCTATTTCAAGAACGACTAGAGCGCGGCCGCCTGCGCTCCGGCCCAGGCCTCGCCGGCCTGGATCAGTGCGCGCTCGCCCCCGTCGATCCGAAGGGCGGTGAGCACGCCGGTGCGGTAGCAGCCGGTGTCCAGCCCCAGCCGGTGCTCCAGCATCTGGGGCCGCTCGTCCAGCCAGGTGTGGCCGTGGACGATGACCTTCTCGAACGGTCCGGGGGCGTCGAGGAACCCCTGCCGGATCCACAGCAGGTCGGCCTCGGTCTGCTGGGCGAGCGGCGCGCCGGGGCGGACGCCGGCGTGCACGAAGGCGTAGTCCCCGACGGCGACCATCAGCTCCAGCCGCTGCAGCAGCAGCAGATGCCCGGCGGGCATGCGCTCCAGCAGGGCGTCCCGGGCGCGGGTCGCGGCTCCAGGCGCGGCTCCGGCCTCCTCGGGCGGCGCGACGCCGTAGGCCGCGAGCGTCTCGGCCCCGCCCCAGGTCAGCCAGGGGCGGTTGGCCTCGGGATCGTCGAGGAAAGCCAGCATCGCCTGCTCGTGGTTGCCCTTCAGCAGCCGGACCTCGAGGTCGGGCCGGCGCTTCAGCCAGACCAGCGCCTCCAGGACCTTGGCCGACTGCGGGCCCCGGTCCACGTAGTCGCCGAGGAAGATCAGCACGGGTCGGCGGCCGCGGGCGCGGGCCGCGTAGTCCGCAGCGATCCTGCCCAGCAGCGCCTTCATCTCGTCGTAGCAGCCGTGGACGTCGCCCACCGCATAGACCAGCTCGCCTTCGGTGCTCATGCGGGCCTCACACGACGTCCCGCGACAGGCGGTTCAGATCCTCGGCCATCCGGCGGTAGTCGCTGATCACCCGCGCCGGCTGATCGTCCGCCCGATGGCGCAGCCTGGCCCAGCGGCTGCGGTAGCTGACCAGGGTGCTGCGCGGCACGC
The Phenylobacterium zucineum HLK1 genome window above contains:
- a CDS encoding YebC/PmpR family DNA-binding transcriptional regulator: MAGHSKFKNIMHRKGRADAARSKLFSKLSREITVAAKTGMPDPAMNPRLRLAVQNAKAESMPKDNIDRAIKKAQGGDAETYEEIRYEGFGPGGVGVIVEALTDNRNRAAANVRSIFTKNGGNLGETNSVAFMWDRVGQIVYGPEAGSEDKVMEAAIEAGADDVESDEDGHTIWTAYDALNEVAQALEAALGAAKATRIAWRPKAMTPVSGDAAATLMKLIEALEDEDDVQNVYSNADISAEELEKLAS
- a CDS encoding DUF2243 domain-containing protein, with product MRSAPGLLLGFALGGFFDGILLHQILQWHHLLSAVGPADVTFQVAADGWFHALMYVIAAAGLWLLWREHRRGPGRAGWRLVSDMLLGFGAWHVLDSVLSHWVLGIHRIRMDSADPLLWDLIWFAAFGLAPLALGWALRRGRRGGGGSIIAAGLAAGLVLGAGAQALKPPPGGLSTVAFAPGVDGSEAALAIAQAGGRLAWMDAGGRLAVVELDGPAAALSLYARGAMIVAGSGLPAGCFAYTRTA
- a CDS encoding MgtC/SapB family protein, whose amino-acid sequence is MDFVSQLGDYALPLLGAGFAGILIGVEREARGHPAGLRTHTLVCLASALLMLAAVHQTEWMGDTSSEVIRIDPVRMAHGILTGIGFLCGGVIFRQGLSVHGLTTAASLWVTSALGTLYGVSFFGLALIGTVATLVVLVAFRWIDEHMPASNIIDVSVRYRRDGAFPEDAFHELMRELKLKPRSVRHRLISSGEAIELGATLRGPSTVQTRALAERLCDDPRITRFEISPRND
- a CDS encoding DedA family protein, which produces MFDWILGVIVAGGLIGVAFLMLAENVAPPIPSEVIMPLAGFAAAQGMLSFPGVVVAGTAGALAGAWLWYEVGRRVKDERLRRFVERHGRWLTLDLDDLERSQRFFRERGGWAVFLGRLLPGVRTFVSVPAGLMRMPQLAFLAWSLLGTALWTFLLAAAGYLLQSQHHRVEAWLDPIAYAVTALVVALYAWRVIRFRARG
- a CDS encoding SRPBCC family protein → MIKRLIPAAVAAAALAGPAAAGDYVSIVQEAPVNAPADAVWKKVGGYCDIGAWLKTTCEITQGADGEVGALRKIAGRVEEVIVARTPLSYTYADIDPKILYHGTVEVRPVDPKTSKIVYTLFYDQASIPAEQRDANKAGRTRMFAGVLKTMVQIAEAP
- a CDS encoding DUF5985 family protein, with translation MRVDPVILAFFGGALTLGYLMAAAFFLKFWRRTRDALFLSFAAAFALLAMNQAAPVIFNIPREDQAPVYLLRLAGFALIIWAILRKNLQRGR
- a CDS encoding DUF5985 family protein: MTSEMGPALVYTLCLLASVLCAALLLRSWRQSRSRLLLWTATAFVFLAINNLFLVADMVVFPNVFLWPWRQAASLVAVGVLVYGFIWEAEQ
- a CDS encoding EcsC family protein, coding for MPAATPPFDAPPAAYEAWAAEEVARWRAGVLKPAGPFARGARGLQQRINRAIPEKAHAAVTEVMRQLTRTILVGSDLASGPPLRDAGLAERDRRALKTIHDYRRIAAVEGGVAGAGGFWLAVADFPALLMIKIRLLFDLAGVYGRDGEAFAERLYILHLFQLAFSSAEHRGRVFQGLEDWDGREHPADFQHFDWRSFQQEYRDYIDLAKLAQLVPVIGAPVGAVVNWRLLDRLGETAMNGYRMRWLARQD
- a CDS encoding peptidylprolyl isomerase; the protein is MFARRALLGLAAALALSTAAPAQTQAQTQAQAQAPNPRVRIETAEGPIVLELYADKAPKTVANYLKYVDRGLFDGASFYRASKPPGYAPNDYGVIQGGLQNDPKKVLPPVAHEPTTQTGIKHVSGVISMGRHAPGTAQADWFIVIGDQDYLDADPKDPKKTPGFAAFGKVVEGMDVAQTILGKPVDPKAGTGAMKGEMLVKPVRIVRVRRVQ
- a CDS encoding pyridoxamine 5'-phosphate oxidase family protein, yielding MPTPHEEILAILREGKDMTLATLRPDGAPHATTVSYASDGIGIYFGCGEGSQKARNLAHDERVSLTIDLPYADWSQIRGLSIFGRAQRVTDPDALMRVAETFLAKFPEVAQYIRAGEAGPAMFRVTPELVSILNYAKGFGHTELVRVTDAWGRGRVEPACD
- a CDS encoding metallophosphoesterase family protein, translated to MSTEGELVYAVGDVHGCYDEMKALLGRIAADYAARARGRRPVLIFLGDYVDRGPQSAKVLEALVWLKRRPDLEVRLLKGNHEQAMLAFLDDPEANRPWLTWGGAETLAAYGVAPPEEAGAAPGAATRARDALLERMPAGHLLLLQRLELMVAVGDYAFVHAGVRPGAPLAQQTEADLLWIRQGFLDAPGPFEKVIVHGHTWLDERPQMLEHRLGLDTGCYRTGVLTALRIDGGERALIQAGEAWAGAQAAAL